A stretch of Candidatus Binatia bacterium DNA encodes these proteins:
- a CDS encoding mechanosensitive ion channel family protein, translating to MIKNGRIDFEGLGLSWLDKAPYAHEVVSSLILVVLVLLVYGLTSRILLRLVQRLINRTEAKWDDALEDGQVFRRLAYFPPALAAFFAAAIYPGVDHIFGVILQRVAVGAMIAVGASSVGGVLTAANSIYSGDPENVARPIKGYIQIVRVFLYLGALLLVVAVLMDRSPWIFLSGLGAMTAVLLLVFRDTLLSLVASIQLTGNDMLHVGDWIEMPKFGADGDVIDIALYTVKVQNWDKTITTIPTYSLIQESFKNWRGMSQAGGRRIKRSFQVDVSTVHFLSDSELEKLSGFGLLAPYLEAKRGEITEHNAGEGNLSVADRRHLTNVGTFRAYIYAYLRNHRHIRQGMTLLVRHLQPTSDGLPVEVYCFTSTTVWAQYEDIQSDIFDHIYSIAPEFGLRVFQSPSGADVERGLAGATPPLP from the coding sequence GTGATTAAGAACGGCCGCATCGACTTCGAAGGGCTCGGGCTCAGTTGGCTCGACAAGGCGCCATACGCACATGAGGTCGTATCGAGCCTGATCCTCGTCGTTCTGGTCCTGTTGGTCTACGGGCTGACGAGCCGGATCCTCCTGCGGCTGGTGCAGAGGCTGATCAACCGGACCGAAGCGAAGTGGGACGACGCGCTGGAAGATGGGCAGGTCTTCCGGCGCTTGGCGTACTTCCCGCCGGCGCTCGCGGCGTTCTTCGCGGCGGCGATCTATCCGGGCGTGGATCACATTTTCGGCGTCATTCTGCAGAGAGTTGCGGTCGGGGCGATGATCGCGGTGGGTGCCAGCTCGGTCGGCGGTGTTCTGACCGCGGCGAATTCGATCTACTCTGGCGATCCCGAGAACGTTGCGCGTCCGATTAAGGGCTACATCCAGATCGTGCGCGTCTTCCTCTACCTCGGGGCGCTGCTCCTCGTCGTCGCTGTACTGATGGATCGTTCGCCGTGGATCTTCCTCTCCGGTCTCGGCGCGATGACGGCGGTGTTGCTGCTCGTGTTTCGAGACACGCTCTTGTCGCTCGTTGCGAGCATCCAGCTCACCGGCAACGACATGCTCCACGTCGGCGACTGGATCGAGATGCCGAAGTTCGGCGCTGATGGCGACGTGATCGACATTGCCCTCTACACCGTGAAGGTGCAGAACTGGGACAAGACGATCACGACAATCCCGACGTATTCCCTCATCCAGGAGTCGTTCAAGAACTGGCGCGGAATGTCGCAGGCCGGTGGCCGGCGCATCAAGCGTTCCTTCCAGGTCGACGTCAGCACGGTCCACTTCTTGAGCGATTCGGAGTTGGAGAAGCTGTCGGGCTTCGGTCTCCTTGCCCCGTACCTCGAGGCGAAGCGCGGCGAGATCACTGAGCACAACGCAGGCGAGGGCAACCTGAGCGTAGCGGATCGTCGGCACCTCACGAACGTCGGTACGTTCCGCGCGTACATCTACGCCTATCTGCGCAACCACCGGCACATTCGTCAGGGTATGACGCTGCTCGTGCGGCATCTGCAGCCGACCAGCGACGGTCTTCCGGTCGAGGTCTACTGCTTCACCAGCACGACGGTCTGGGCGCAGTACGAGGACATTCAGTCCGACATTTTCGACCACATCTACTCGATCGCACCCGAGTTCGGGCTGCGCGTCTTCCAGAGTCCCTCCGGCGCCGACGTCGAGCGGGGCCTTGCCGGCGCGACCCCTCCATTGCCCTGA
- a CDS encoding efflux RND transporter permease subunit produces MKFWNVCIDRPVLATVLSLVVMLVGLVSLTRLQNREYPDVDPPLVSVTTVLPGAAPEVIETSVTQPLEDQLVGISGVRHITSVSSEEVSRITVEFELSQNVDLAANDVRDRVARARRLLNSDVEEPIVSKQDADAQPIMWFALSGEDHDQIYISTVAESQIRDRLSKLPGVSSVILGGERRMSMRVWIDNVKLTGHLLTVSEVAAALRRQNVDIPSGRVEGDQTEFSVRTLGELKTPEEYGALIIAEVNEGLIRLRDIARVEIGPETVRKLVHFNQLPAVGLGVVKQSNANTLDVARALKAEVAAIRPTLPPGLDLEIAFDSSIYVERALTDVRQTILEAIILVVIIIFLFLGSLRATVIPAAAIPVSIIGAFSVLYYLDFSVNTLTMMGLTLAIGLVVDDAIVVLENITRWIEGGTEPRRAAHKGMDQIAFAVIASTISILAVFLPLAFLTDKTGRLFREFGITVAAAVAISGFVALTLSPMLCARVLRRSRDQGGFKKAFAKGVERMAARYEIALRAALAHRSVVLIAGIAWVGLGLFALNTISREFIPTADRSAVVTIMQAPEGSTIDYTARYMNQAEDILFETPEVMRSFAVVAPGLGGPGRVSEAAMFTSLVPWEDRDRVQHEIVDDLRERMQKIPGLQAFPINISAFGGSMSSAVISLVVQGPDVNQLSTYADEIVERLSEVPGLVNVRADLEVNKPQLEIDIDRNRASDLGVSVREIATTLQILVGGLELSEFKLGGETYQVIGRLEATGRASPRDLYQLNIRSETGEMISLASVARIREAVTPRGLPHFDRQRSATITASLLDGYGLGSALDQVRVVADEVLPAGQGYQAVFSGESEDFYESGNALFFAYLLAIVIVYLTLAAQFESFLDPITILVAVALSFTGALVTLIAVGETLNLFSQIGLVMLVGIVTKNSILIIEFANQLQESGRDLLEATVESARTRFRPILMTATSTIVGILPIALGFGAGGETRASLGVAVAGGMLFSTLLTFFVVPAVHLSLARSRQKAPVAPTIPNTVPPPA; encoded by the coding sequence GTGAAGTTCTGGAACGTCTGCATCGACCGGCCCGTCCTCGCGACGGTGCTCTCGTTGGTCGTGATGCTGGTCGGCCTCGTGTCGCTCACGCGGCTTCAGAACCGCGAGTACCCCGACGTCGACCCTCCCCTCGTCTCGGTCACGACGGTTCTCCCCGGCGCGGCACCCGAGGTCATCGAGACCTCCGTCACCCAGCCCCTGGAAGACCAACTCGTCGGCATCTCGGGCGTGCGACACATCACCTCCGTGAGCTCCGAAGAGGTCTCGCGCATCACCGTCGAGTTCGAGCTCAGCCAGAACGTCGACCTCGCGGCAAACGACGTCCGTGACCGGGTCGCGCGAGCGCGCCGCCTCCTGAACTCCGACGTCGAAGAACCGATCGTCTCCAAGCAGGATGCGGACGCCCAGCCGATCATGTGGTTCGCGCTCTCCGGCGAAGATCACGACCAGATCTACATCTCTACCGTCGCCGAGTCGCAAATTCGCGACCGGCTGAGCAAACTGCCCGGCGTCTCGTCCGTCATTCTCGGCGGCGAGCGCCGAATGTCGATGCGGGTGTGGATCGACAACGTAAAGCTCACCGGACACCTGCTCACAGTCTCCGAAGTGGCTGCGGCGCTGCGACGTCAGAACGTCGACATCCCGTCGGGACGCGTCGAGGGGGACCAGACCGAGTTCTCAGTCCGCACACTCGGTGAGCTCAAAACCCCCGAAGAGTACGGCGCCCTGATCATCGCCGAGGTGAACGAGGGGTTGATCCGCCTGCGGGACATCGCCCGCGTCGAGATCGGCCCAGAGACCGTCCGAAAGCTGGTTCACTTCAACCAGCTCCCGGCCGTCGGTCTCGGCGTCGTGAAGCAATCGAATGCCAACACGCTCGACGTCGCGAGAGCACTGAAGGCGGAGGTCGCGGCGATCCGGCCCACCCTGCCGCCGGGACTCGACCTCGAGATCGCCTTCGACTCCTCGATCTACGTCGAGCGCGCGCTCACCGACGTACGCCAGACGATCCTCGAAGCGATCATCCTGGTCGTCATCATCATCTTCCTGTTCCTGGGTTCGCTCCGTGCGACCGTCATTCCGGCTGCGGCCATCCCCGTGTCGATCATCGGTGCCTTCTCGGTTCTCTACTACCTCGATTTCTCGGTGAACACGCTCACGATGATGGGGCTCACGCTCGCGATCGGACTCGTCGTCGACGATGCGATCGTCGTCTTGGAGAACATCACGAGGTGGATCGAAGGCGGCACCGAACCCCGGCGCGCCGCGCACAAAGGAATGGACCAGATCGCGTTCGCGGTCATCGCCTCGACGATCTCGATCCTGGCGGTTTTCCTGCCTCTCGCGTTCCTGACGGACAAGACGGGTCGGCTCTTTCGAGAGTTCGGTATCACGGTCGCTGCGGCGGTCGCGATCTCGGGCTTCGTCGCGCTTACGCTCTCTCCGATGCTGTGCGCGCGCGTCCTGCGTCGGTCGCGCGACCAAGGGGGCTTCAAGAAGGCGTTCGCGAAGGGCGTCGAACGAATGGCCGCGCGGTACGAGATCGCCCTGCGGGCCGCTCTCGCCCACCGCTCCGTCGTTTTGATCGCCGGCATCGCCTGGGTCGGCCTCGGCCTGTTCGCTTTGAACACGATCTCCCGGGAGTTCATTCCCACAGCAGACCGGTCGGCCGTCGTGACGATCATGCAGGCGCCAGAAGGCTCCACGATCGATTACACGGCCCGGTACATGAACCAGGCCGAAGACATCCTCTTCGAAACACCCGAGGTCATGCGCAGCTTCGCCGTCGTCGCGCCCGGCCTGGGCGGTCCCGGGCGCGTCAGCGAAGCCGCGATGTTCACCAGCCTCGTCCCGTGGGAGGATCGCGACCGGGTCCAGCACGAGATCGTAGACGACCTCCGCGAGCGGATGCAGAAGATCCCGGGGCTCCAGGCCTTCCCGATCAATATCTCCGCCTTCGGCGGCAGCATGTCGTCCGCGGTGATCTCGCTCGTCGTCCAGGGCCCCGACGTGAACCAGCTGTCCACGTACGCGGATGAGATCGTGGAGCGGCTCTCCGAGGTCCCGGGACTCGTGAACGTGCGCGCCGACCTCGAAGTGAACAAGCCCCAGTTGGAGATCGACATCGATCGCAACCGCGCGAGCGACCTGGGCGTTTCGGTCCGGGAGATCGCGACCACGCTGCAGATCCTCGTCGGCGGCCTCGAACTCTCCGAGTTCAAGCTCGGCGGCGAGACCTACCAGGTCATCGGCCGGCTCGAAGCGACCGGACGGGCCTCGCCGCGAGATCTCTACCAGCTCAACATCCGCTCCGAGACCGGCGAGATGATCTCGCTCGCGTCCGTCGCCCGGATCCGCGAGGCCGTCACTCCCCGCGGCCTCCCCCACTTCGATCGTCAGCGCTCCGCCACAATCACGGCAAGCCTCCTCGACGGATACGGCCTTGGCAGCGCCCTGGACCAGGTCCGCGTCGTCGCAGACGAGGTGCTCCCGGCAGGTCAGGGTTACCAAGCCGTGTTCTCGGGCGAGTCCGAGGACTTCTACGAGTCAGGCAACGCGCTCTTCTTCGCCTACCTCCTCGCGATCGTGATCGTGTACCTCACCCTCGCCGCGCAGTTCGAGAGCTTCCTCGACCCGATTACGATCCTCGTCGCGGTCGCTCTCTCGTTCACCGGCGCACTCGTGACACTGATCGCCGTCGGCGAGACGCTGAACCTGTTCAGTCAGATCGGTCTCGTCATGCTCGTCGGCATCGTCACGAAGAACTCCATCCTGATCATCGAGTTCGCAAACCAGCTTCAGGAAAGCGGCCGCGACCTGCTGGAAGCGACCGTCGAGTCGGCGCGCACGCGGTTTCGCCCCATCTTAATGACCGCCACTTCGACGATCGTCGGGATTCTTCCCATCGCGCTCGGATTCGGAGCCGGCGGAGAAACGCGCGCCTCTCTCGGCGTCGCCGTCGCCGGCGGCATGTTGTTTTCCACGCTGCTCACGTTCTTCGTCGTCCCCGCAGTGCACCTGAGCCTCGCACGGTCACGACAAAAGGCACCGGTCGCTCCAACGATCCCCAACACCGTCCCTCCGCCGGCCTGA
- a CDS encoding amidohydrolase family protein encodes MSRFLMISSDCHAGTYPGGYDDYMPKRFHDDAHLWWLEYAREMITRAGTFFDQEAVASFAEETGEAGWLSQALNPQSDLSDDVLMAMLQDDTSPFAPRRGEFDAAVRLKDLEGDGVVGEVIFPQMAPFGAGLMQYRHKIRPDQNLAGVQAYNRWLADFCNVHPGRHAGVALINLDDIDVTIEEVRRAKKSGLWGGVLLPTSTGAHPFYHHRRYEPLWAVCAELEMPLHSHSGWTPDYGDDTVAAAMFIHEVDTWAHRPFGALVWSGVFERYPSLGFTMTETGCSWILSALRMMEHKWDNPIFAHFTKKMSLRPSEYFARQCHLGASFLAPHEGEDRHRIGVDRMMYGTDYPHLEGTWPNTMTEMQKTLGSYDEDDIRKLLGTNAARAYGFDLEKLGPLAAEIGPELADIRGAA; translated from the coding sequence ATGTCGCGATTCTTGATGATCAGCTCCGACTGCCACGCCGGGACGTATCCTGGCGGGTACGACGACTACATGCCCAAGCGGTTCCACGACGATGCACACCTTTGGTGGCTGGAGTACGCGCGGGAGATGATCACCCGAGCGGGTACGTTCTTCGATCAGGAGGCTGTCGCGTCCTTCGCCGAAGAGACCGGGGAGGCGGGTTGGCTCTCCCAGGCTCTCAATCCCCAGTCGGATCTGAGTGATGACGTCCTCATGGCGATGTTGCAGGACGATACGAGCCCCTTCGCGCCTCGGCGCGGCGAGTTCGACGCGGCCGTCCGGCTGAAGGATCTGGAGGGCGACGGTGTGGTGGGGGAGGTGATCTTCCCGCAGATGGCCCCATTCGGGGCGGGGCTCATGCAGTATCGCCACAAAATCCGCCCGGATCAGAACCTCGCGGGGGTTCAGGCGTACAATCGCTGGCTCGCCGATTTTTGCAACGTTCATCCGGGGCGCCACGCCGGTGTCGCCTTGATCAACCTCGATGACATCGACGTCACGATCGAGGAGGTTCGGCGGGCGAAGAAGTCGGGCCTCTGGGGTGGAGTTCTTCTGCCGACGAGCACCGGCGCCCACCCGTTCTATCACCACCGTCGCTACGAGCCGCTCTGGGCGGTATGCGCGGAACTCGAGATGCCGCTTCACTCGCACTCGGGTTGGACGCCGGACTACGGAGACGACACGGTCGCCGCCGCGATGTTCATTCACGAGGTCGACACGTGGGCGCATCGCCCCTTCGGTGCACTGGTTTGGTCCGGCGTCTTCGAGCGCTATCCGAGCCTCGGTTTCACCATGACCGAGACCGGCTGCTCCTGGATTCTGAGTGCGCTCAGAATGATGGAGCACAAATGGGACAACCCGATCTTCGCGCACTTCACGAAGAAGATGTCTCTGCGGCCGAGCGAGTACTTCGCACGCCAGTGCCATCTCGGTGCGTCGTTCCTCGCGCCCCACGAGGGTGAAGATCGTCACCGAATCGGGGTCGATCGCATGATGTACGGGACCGACTATCCGCACCTCGAGGGTACGTGGCCCAACACCATGACCGAGATGCAAAAAACGCTTGGCTCCTACGACGAAGACGACATCCGCAAGTTGCTCGGCACGAACGCGGCGCGCGCGTACGGCTTTGATCTCGAGAAGCTGGGTCCGCTCGCAGCGGAGATCGGGCCGGAGTTGGCTGACATCCGGGGCGCCGCGTGA
- a CDS encoding TetR/AcrR family transcriptional regulator: MSALAEAPPTRRERRRLEVRERIVEASRGLFESKGYEATTVEEIARASDIAYGTFFNHFPAKIDLLRELSHVMLIGLFEDVEEAWGRRGSFGEHLVWIFETAAERAEEKGPRARELLRAMMSLAFPETAEADDRRMRAMFRKLLEDGRAAGDVRVDEDVETLTEVFVGTWYSMFLSWVHTEGYPLRERAAATARFLSRILAAPSRAR; encoded by the coding sequence GTGAGCGCTCTCGCCGAGGCTCCGCCGACTCGGCGAGAGCGTCGGCGCCTCGAGGTTCGCGAACGGATCGTAGAAGCCTCGAGGGGCCTGTTCGAGAGCAAGGGCTACGAGGCGACGACCGTCGAGGAGATCGCGCGGGCCTCGGATATTGCCTACGGGACGTTCTTCAATCACTTCCCGGCCAAGATCGACCTACTGCGCGAGCTCTCGCATGTGATGCTGATCGGACTCTTCGAGGACGTCGAGGAGGCCTGGGGGCGCCGCGGCTCGTTCGGCGAACATCTCGTCTGGATCTTCGAGACGGCGGCCGAACGAGCGGAAGAGAAGGGCCCGCGTGCGAGAGAGTTGCTCAGGGCGATGATGAGTCTGGCCTTCCCGGAGACGGCCGAGGCCGACGACCGGCGAATGCGCGCGATGTTCCGAAAGCTCCTCGAAGACGGTCGGGCCGCGGGCGACGTGCGCGTGGACGAAGACGTCGAAACCCTCACGGAGGTGTTCGTGGGGACGTGGTACTCGATGTTTCTGAGCTGGGTTCATACCGAGGGGTACCCGCTCCGCGAGCGTGCGGCGGCAACGGCGCGGTTCCTCAGCCGAATCCTGGCCGCGCCGTCCCGGGCGCGCTGA
- a CDS encoding SDR family NAD(P)-dependent oxidoreductase, translated as MKDFKGRVAVVTGGASGIGKALAKAFLGEGMKVVIADVEEGALTAACAELGSDVLGVVTDVTKPESVEALADKVFATHGACHILCNNAGVAAPNLNLWDTEPSDFQWVHSVNVHGTAHGVQAFVPRMIESGEKGLVMNTSSGDGGISPLAQQVVYASSKAAVSIMTECLEAQLVGRETKLHAAIFYPSGGMLPTGIWTTKRNRPADLAPKRAYDAHKETTFDAFMEGAKKAGFDLPVQDLDELAQFALDGIRKGDFVIMIDRESMEATLTERAQKLARGECPIELQHLGLD; from the coding sequence ATGAAGGACTTCAAAGGTCGGGTCGCAGTCGTCACGGGCGGAGCATCGGGTATCGGCAAAGCGCTTGCGAAGGCGTTCCTGGGCGAGGGCATGAAGGTCGTCATCGCCGACGTGGAAGAAGGCGCGCTCACGGCAGCGTGCGCCGAACTGGGCAGCGATGTCCTCGGGGTCGTGACCGACGTTACGAAGCCGGAGTCGGTCGAGGCGCTCGCCGACAAGGTATTCGCAACGCACGGTGCCTGTCACATCCTGTGCAACAACGCGGGAGTCGCCGCACCGAACCTGAACCTGTGGGACACCGAGCCCTCGGATTTCCAGTGGGTGCACAGCGTGAACGTGCACGGCACGGCGCACGGCGTGCAGGCCTTTGTGCCGCGCATGATCGAGTCCGGCGAAAAGGGCCTCGTGATGAACACGTCGTCCGGCGACGGGGGCATCTCGCCGCTCGCACAGCAGGTCGTCTATGCATCGAGCAAGGCCGCCGTTTCGATCATGACGGAATGCCTCGAGGCGCAACTCGTCGGGCGAGAGACGAAGTTGCACGCAGCCATCTTCTATCCGTCGGGGGGGATGCTGCCGACGGGAATCTGGACGACTAAACGGAACCGGCCGGCCGACCTCGCACCCAAGCGCGCGTACGACGCGCACAAGGAGACGACCTTCGATGCGTTCATGGAGGGCGCGAAGAAGGCCGGTTTCGACCTGCCGGTGCAAGACCTGGACGAGCTCGCACAGTTCGCGCTCGACGGAATCCGCAAGGGCGACTTCGTGATCATGATCGATCGCGAGAGCATGGAGGCCACCCTCACGGAGCGCGCCCAGAAGCTCGCGCGAGGAGAGTGCCCGATCGAGCTTCAGCACCTGGGCCTCGACTGA
- a CDS encoding carboxylesterase family protein: MPRHPGYPYFFTCAPRGKTKGGGYHGSEMPFVFDCKPPLFPRHDYDTELAEQMGSHWAAFAPAGDPNHEGAPQWPRHAPQDSRWMELGPEVGPLPISRFRAYDISDAQRARLLAEVAGH, translated from the coding sequence ATTCCTCGGCATCCGGGCTACCCCTACTTCTTCACGTGCGCGCCTCGGGGAAAGACCAAGGGGGGTGGGTACCACGGGAGCGAGATGCCCTTCGTCTTCGACTGCAAGCCACCGCTGTTCCCGCGACACGACTACGACACAGAGCTGGCGGAGCAGATGGGCTCGCATTGGGCCGCCTTCGCGCCTGCGGGTGATCCGAATCACGAGGGCGCCCCGCAGTGGCCCCGCCACGCCCCGCAGGATTCCAGATGGATGGAGCTTGGTCCGGAGGTCGGGCCCCTGCCGATTTCGAGGTTCCGGGCCTACGATATCTCCGACGCTCAGCGGGCACGGCTGCTCGCCGAGGTGGCCGGGCACTGA